From Drosophila subpulchrella strain 33 F10 #4 breed RU33 unplaced genomic scaffold, RU_Dsub_v1.1 Primary Assembly Seq354, whole genome shotgun sequence, the proteins below share one genomic window:
- the LOC119559965 gene encoding transmembrane protein 245 isoform X1, which produces MNRSEPIPIRRDRSFDSVLNRLLRMRSQNHESFRAAMYNFLIAAGVGAFVAVCFILGPFVRPLLWAFLMGAVLFPFKRRLAESVNGWFQRLEERDSNVLVSICLSPLEATEHCGRLLIGWLCEHWQLLLAGCGVAGCIKLLVLYAPKGFLLALWHWITFSHGLFVQIIGFLNVYVLISLVVVYLTCVHFFWTPDNSAHFVVAGQSMWIAVAGYLSSFLGALQVPVFLLVMAYVTASTAYHLQTIDDSGSYLHRLQKLFDKNDFERSLSNFSICGRTHNEPLSPGLQSDVEDISLSDTVDSTDTFDAKPGTDAPGHQSDTFFKLLFYACLGTFLYRNVWMFILAAIPVFLHLIYTVGAYTGITQFVCNKISEVYATLRSWAIEHHSAVLPLCLPGVLELNYKINTIVRDSLKSSVESVTSILMIILMLLIIVFLSVFFCVNIYSETIEVAYLGKDLINKTITDRPELIDILPANMQSSIDDALDNAHHYGRRKIETYIDDWLADADKVHATKLKEQILDVWDRLIQYWIDFNKAGTSYGPRVPTDALKSTFGEIVDNPGHFKELVLVAKQGIIGWAQSNTQTILEVAESLWHIIRTNLSMIMSVTGEILSLVLSGGQACIEFILDMIVFFTALFYLLSSSQEKYAPLQITKYLGYSSSGIKIADALENSITVVLISMFRCSTFTGLFTWLVHTIFGARIVFLPSALAAMLAAAPFLGSYWCAVPAFLELWLAQDRFYAGLILFLLQFFVPSSFETAIYADLKGGGHPYLNGLAIAGGMYWIGWQGAIFGPLMLCFFIGLFEVATLAMRSHQDPRNSTDEETRTTSIACRVNETINDRTTKPNDVTDGKSVAGGKPVELKIVTKTKTFHLLNAKEKQ; this is translated from the exons CCAGAACCATGAGAGTTTTCGCGCTGCCATGTACAACTTCCTGATCGCCGCTGGAGTGGGGGCCTTCGTGGCCGTCTGCTTCATCCTCGGACCCTTCGTCCGCCCGCTGCTGTGGGCCTTCCTCATGGGCGCCGTGCTCTTCCCGTTCAAACGGCGGCTGGCTGAGAGCGTGAACGGTTGGTTCCAGCGCCTGGAGGAACGCGACTCCAACgttctggtttctatatgccTGTCCCCGTTGGAGGCCACCGAGCACTGCGGCCGCTTGCTGATCGGATGGCTCTGCGAGCACTGGCAACTCCTCCTCGCCGGATGCGGAGTGGCCGGGTGCATCAAGCTGTTGGTCCTGTACGCGCCCAAGGGCTTCCTCTTGGCACTCTGGCACTGGATAACCTTTTCGCACGGCCTGTTCGTTCAAATTATCGGATTCCTCAACGTGTACGTG cTTATCTCCCTGGTTGTGGTGTACTTGACCTGTGTGCACTTCTTCTGGACGCCAGATAACAGCGCTCATTTCGTGGTCGCCGGTCAGTCCATGTGGATAGCCGTGGCTGGCTATCTGAGCAGCTTCCTTGGCGCCCTCCAGGTGCCGGTTTTCTTGCTGGTCATGGCCTATGTAACAGCCTCTACGGCGTATCATCTGCAGACGATTGATGATTCGGGATCCTACTTGCATCGCTTGCAAAAGTTGTTCGACAAGAACGATTTCGAGCGATCGCTGAGCAACTTTAGCATTTGCGGCAGAACCCACAATGAGCCACTAAGTCCGGGTCTGCAGTCGGATGTGGAGGACATCTCGCTGAGCGACACGGTCGACTCCACGGACACATTTGATGCCAAGCCGGGAACGGATGCGCCAGGCCACCAGAGCGATACGTTCTTTAAGCTCCTGTTCTACGCCTGTCTGGGCACTTTCCTTTATCGCAACGTGTGGATGTTTATACTAGCTGCTATTCCAGTATTCCTGCACCTCATTTACACAGTGGGAGCGTACACGGGAATTACCCAGTTTGTTTGTAACAAAATCAGTGAAGTTTACGCAACACTGCGA TCGTGGGCCATCGAACACCACTCCGCCGTGCTGCCGCTGTGCCTGCCTGGCGTTCTGGAACTGAACTACAAGATCAATACTATCGTGCGGGACTCGTTGAAGTCTTCTGTGGAATCAGTAACTTCCATCCTTATGATCATTCTTATGTTGCTCATCATCGTATTTCTGAGCGTGTTCTTTTGCGTGAACATATACTCGGAGACGATTGAGGTTGCTTACCTGGGCAAGGATCTAATTAACAAGACGATCACAGATCGGCCTGAGCTAATTGATATCTTGCCAGCGAACATGCAATCGTCAATCGATGATGCCTTAGACAATGCACACCACTATGGTCGCCGCAAAATCGAGACCTACATTGACGACTGGCTTGCGGATGCTGACAAGGTGCACGCCACCAAGCTGAAGGAGCAGATCCTCGACGTGTGGGACAGACTCATCCAGTATTGGATCGATTTTAACAAGGCGGGCACCTCGTACGGTCCGCGGGTACCAACGGATGCGCTGAAGAGTACATTTGGGGAAATCGTCGACAACCCAG GACATTTTAAAGAGCTAGTTTTAGTGGCAAAACAGGGCATTATCGGCTGGGCGCAGAGCAACACGCAGACGATCCTCGAGGTTGCCGAGTCCTTGTGGCACATCATTCGAACCAATCTTTCAATGATCATGAGCGTGACCGGAGAAATTCTATCGCTAGTGCTGTCTGGTGGACAGGCGTGCATTGAATTTATATTGGACATG ATTGTATTCTTCACGGCCCTGTTCTATCTGCTCTCAAGCAGTCAGGAGAAGTACGCGCCGCTGCAGATCACCAAGTACTTGGGTTACTCAAGTTCGGGGATAAAAATTGCCGATGCCCTGGAGAATTCAATTACCGTGGTCCTAATTTCCATGTTCCGGTGCTCCACATTTACGGGCTTGTTCACCTGGTTGGTGCACACGATTTTTGGGGCCCGGATAGTATTCCTACCCTCCGCCTTGGCGGCCATGCTGGCAGCGGCTCCTTTTCTAGGCAGTTACTGGTGTGCGGTGCCAGCCTTTTTAGAGCTCTGGCTGGCCCAGGACCGGTTTTATGCAGGACTTATACTGTTCCTGCTTCAGTTCTTTGTGCCCTCATCTTTTGAAACGGCCATATATGCGGACCTCAAAGG TGGTGGACATCCGTACCTGAATGGTCTGGCCATAGCCGGAGGCATGTATTGGATCGGCTGGCAAGGTGCTATCTTCGGACCCTTGATGCTTTGCTTCTTCATCGGTCTCTTTGAGGTGGCCACTCTGGCTATGCGCAGCCATCAAGATCCCAG GAACAGCACTGATGAGGAGACACGCACCAC CTCAATCGCCTGTAGGGTCAACGAAACCATTAACGACAGAACAACGAAACCGAACGATGTTACAGATGGAAAGTCTGTGGCAGGGGGAAAACCTGTTGAGCTAAAAATCgtaaccaaaaccaaaacatttCACCTGTTGAACGCCAAGGAAAAGCAATAA
- the LOC119559965 gene encoding transmembrane protein 245 isoform X3: MNRSEPIPIRRDRSFDSVLNRLLRMRSQNHESFRAAMYNFLIAAGVGAFVAVCFILGPFVRPLLWAFLMGAVLFPFKRRLAESVNGWFQRLEERDSNVLVSICLSPLEATEHCGRLLIGWLCEHWQLLLAGCGVAGCIKLLVLYAPKGFLLALWHWITFSHGLFVQIIGFLNVYVLISLVVVYLTCVHFFWTPDNSAHFVVAGQSMWIAVAGYLSSFLGALQVPVFLLVMAYVTASTAYHLQTIDDSGSYLHRLQKLFDKNDFERSLSNFSICGRTHNEPLSPGLQSDVEDISLSDTVDSTDTFDAKPGTDAPGHQSDTFFKLLFYACLGTFLYRNVWMFILAAIPVFLHLIYTVGAYTGITQFVCNKISEVYATLRSWAIEHHSAVLPLCLPGVLELNYKINTIVRDSLKSSVESVTSILMIILMLLIIVFLSVFFCVNIYSETIEVAYLGKDLINKTITDRPELIDILPANMQSSIDDALDNAHHYGRRKIETYIDDWLADADKVHATKLKEQILDVWDRLIQYWIDFNKAGTSYGPRVPTDALKSTFGEIVDNPVAKQGIIGWAQSNTQTILEVAESLWHIIRTNLSMIMSVTGEILSLVLSGGQACIEFILDMIVFFTALFYLLSSSQEKYAPLQITKYLGYSSSGIKIADALENSITVVLISMFRCSTFTGLFTWLVHTIFGARIVFLPSALAAMLAAAPFLGSYWCAVPAFLELWLAQDRFYAGLILFLLQFFVPSSFETAIYADLKGGGHPYLNGLAIAGGMYWIGWQGAIFGPLMLCFFIGLFEVATLAMRSHQDPRNSTDEETRTTSIACRVNETINDRTTKPNDVTDGKSVAGGKPVELKIVTKTKTFHLLNAKEKQ, translated from the exons CCAGAACCATGAGAGTTTTCGCGCTGCCATGTACAACTTCCTGATCGCCGCTGGAGTGGGGGCCTTCGTGGCCGTCTGCTTCATCCTCGGACCCTTCGTCCGCCCGCTGCTGTGGGCCTTCCTCATGGGCGCCGTGCTCTTCCCGTTCAAACGGCGGCTGGCTGAGAGCGTGAACGGTTGGTTCCAGCGCCTGGAGGAACGCGACTCCAACgttctggtttctatatgccTGTCCCCGTTGGAGGCCACCGAGCACTGCGGCCGCTTGCTGATCGGATGGCTCTGCGAGCACTGGCAACTCCTCCTCGCCGGATGCGGAGTGGCCGGGTGCATCAAGCTGTTGGTCCTGTACGCGCCCAAGGGCTTCCTCTTGGCACTCTGGCACTGGATAACCTTTTCGCACGGCCTGTTCGTTCAAATTATCGGATTCCTCAACGTGTACGTG cTTATCTCCCTGGTTGTGGTGTACTTGACCTGTGTGCACTTCTTCTGGACGCCAGATAACAGCGCTCATTTCGTGGTCGCCGGTCAGTCCATGTGGATAGCCGTGGCTGGCTATCTGAGCAGCTTCCTTGGCGCCCTCCAGGTGCCGGTTTTCTTGCTGGTCATGGCCTATGTAACAGCCTCTACGGCGTATCATCTGCAGACGATTGATGATTCGGGATCCTACTTGCATCGCTTGCAAAAGTTGTTCGACAAGAACGATTTCGAGCGATCGCTGAGCAACTTTAGCATTTGCGGCAGAACCCACAATGAGCCACTAAGTCCGGGTCTGCAGTCGGATGTGGAGGACATCTCGCTGAGCGACACGGTCGACTCCACGGACACATTTGATGCCAAGCCGGGAACGGATGCGCCAGGCCACCAGAGCGATACGTTCTTTAAGCTCCTGTTCTACGCCTGTCTGGGCACTTTCCTTTATCGCAACGTGTGGATGTTTATACTAGCTGCTATTCCAGTATTCCTGCACCTCATTTACACAGTGGGAGCGTACACGGGAATTACCCAGTTTGTTTGTAACAAAATCAGTGAAGTTTACGCAACACTGCGA TCGTGGGCCATCGAACACCACTCCGCCGTGCTGCCGCTGTGCCTGCCTGGCGTTCTGGAACTGAACTACAAGATCAATACTATCGTGCGGGACTCGTTGAAGTCTTCTGTGGAATCAGTAACTTCCATCCTTATGATCATTCTTATGTTGCTCATCATCGTATTTCTGAGCGTGTTCTTTTGCGTGAACATATACTCGGAGACGATTGAGGTTGCTTACCTGGGCAAGGATCTAATTAACAAGACGATCACAGATCGGCCTGAGCTAATTGATATCTTGCCAGCGAACATGCAATCGTCAATCGATGATGCCTTAGACAATGCACACCACTATGGTCGCCGCAAAATCGAGACCTACATTGACGACTGGCTTGCGGATGCTGACAAGGTGCACGCCACCAAGCTGAAGGAGCAGATCCTCGACGTGTGGGACAGACTCATCCAGTATTGGATCGATTTTAACAAGGCGGGCACCTCGTACGGTCCGCGGGTACCAACGGATGCGCTGAAGAGTACATTTGGGGAAATCGTCGACAACCCAG TGGCAAAACAGGGCATTATCGGCTGGGCGCAGAGCAACACGCAGACGATCCTCGAGGTTGCCGAGTCCTTGTGGCACATCATTCGAACCAATCTTTCAATGATCATGAGCGTGACCGGAGAAATTCTATCGCTAGTGCTGTCTGGTGGACAGGCGTGCATTGAATTTATATTGGACATG ATTGTATTCTTCACGGCCCTGTTCTATCTGCTCTCAAGCAGTCAGGAGAAGTACGCGCCGCTGCAGATCACCAAGTACTTGGGTTACTCAAGTTCGGGGATAAAAATTGCCGATGCCCTGGAGAATTCAATTACCGTGGTCCTAATTTCCATGTTCCGGTGCTCCACATTTACGGGCTTGTTCACCTGGTTGGTGCACACGATTTTTGGGGCCCGGATAGTATTCCTACCCTCCGCCTTGGCGGCCATGCTGGCAGCGGCTCCTTTTCTAGGCAGTTACTGGTGTGCGGTGCCAGCCTTTTTAGAGCTCTGGCTGGCCCAGGACCGGTTTTATGCAGGACTTATACTGTTCCTGCTTCAGTTCTTTGTGCCCTCATCTTTTGAAACGGCCATATATGCGGACCTCAAAGG TGGTGGACATCCGTACCTGAATGGTCTGGCCATAGCCGGAGGCATGTATTGGATCGGCTGGCAAGGTGCTATCTTCGGACCCTTGATGCTTTGCTTCTTCATCGGTCTCTTTGAGGTGGCCACTCTGGCTATGCGCAGCCATCAAGATCCCAG GAACAGCACTGATGAGGAGACACGCACCAC CTCAATCGCCTGTAGGGTCAACGAAACCATTAACGACAGAACAACGAAACCGAACGATGTTACAGATGGAAAGTCTGTGGCAGGGGGAAAACCTGTTGAGCTAAAAATCgtaaccaaaaccaaaacatttCACCTGTTGAACGCCAAGGAAAAGCAATAA
- the LOC119559965 gene encoding transmembrane protein 245 isoform X2 has translation MNRSEPIPIRRDRSFDSVLNRLLRMRSQNHESFRAAMYNFLIAAGVGAFVAVCFILGPFVRPLLWAFLMGAVLFPFKRRLAESVNGWFQRLEERDSNVLVSICLSPLEATEHCGRLLIGWLCEHWQLLLAGCGVAGCIKLLVLYAPKGFLLALWHWITFSHGLFVQIIGFLNVYVLISLVVVYLTCVHFFWTPDNSAHFVVAGQSMWIAVAGYLSSFLGALQVPVFLLVMAYVTASTAYHLQTIDDSGSYLHRLQKLFDKNDFERSLSNFSICGRTHNEPLSPGLQSDVEDISLSDTVDSTDTFDAKPGTDAPGHQSDTFFKLLFYACLGTFLYRNVWMFILAAIPVFLHLIYTVGAYTGITQFVCNKISEVYATLRSWAIEHHSAVLPLCLPGVLELNYKINTIVRDSLKSSVESVTSILMIILMLLIIVFLSVFFCVNIYSETIEVAYLGKDLINKTITDRPELIDILPANMQSSIDDALDNAHHYGRRKIETYIDDWLADADKVHATKLKEQILDVWDRLIQYWIDFNKAGTSYGPRVPTDALKSTFGEIVDNPELVLVAKQGIIGWAQSNTQTILEVAESLWHIIRTNLSMIMSVTGEILSLVLSGGQACIEFILDMIVFFTALFYLLSSSQEKYAPLQITKYLGYSSSGIKIADALENSITVVLISMFRCSTFTGLFTWLVHTIFGARIVFLPSALAAMLAAAPFLGSYWCAVPAFLELWLAQDRFYAGLILFLLQFFVPSSFETAIYADLKGGGHPYLNGLAIAGGMYWIGWQGAIFGPLMLCFFIGLFEVATLAMRSHQDPRNSTDEETRTTSIACRVNETINDRTTKPNDVTDGKSVAGGKPVELKIVTKTKTFHLLNAKEKQ, from the exons CCAGAACCATGAGAGTTTTCGCGCTGCCATGTACAACTTCCTGATCGCCGCTGGAGTGGGGGCCTTCGTGGCCGTCTGCTTCATCCTCGGACCCTTCGTCCGCCCGCTGCTGTGGGCCTTCCTCATGGGCGCCGTGCTCTTCCCGTTCAAACGGCGGCTGGCTGAGAGCGTGAACGGTTGGTTCCAGCGCCTGGAGGAACGCGACTCCAACgttctggtttctatatgccTGTCCCCGTTGGAGGCCACCGAGCACTGCGGCCGCTTGCTGATCGGATGGCTCTGCGAGCACTGGCAACTCCTCCTCGCCGGATGCGGAGTGGCCGGGTGCATCAAGCTGTTGGTCCTGTACGCGCCCAAGGGCTTCCTCTTGGCACTCTGGCACTGGATAACCTTTTCGCACGGCCTGTTCGTTCAAATTATCGGATTCCTCAACGTGTACGTG cTTATCTCCCTGGTTGTGGTGTACTTGACCTGTGTGCACTTCTTCTGGACGCCAGATAACAGCGCTCATTTCGTGGTCGCCGGTCAGTCCATGTGGATAGCCGTGGCTGGCTATCTGAGCAGCTTCCTTGGCGCCCTCCAGGTGCCGGTTTTCTTGCTGGTCATGGCCTATGTAACAGCCTCTACGGCGTATCATCTGCAGACGATTGATGATTCGGGATCCTACTTGCATCGCTTGCAAAAGTTGTTCGACAAGAACGATTTCGAGCGATCGCTGAGCAACTTTAGCATTTGCGGCAGAACCCACAATGAGCCACTAAGTCCGGGTCTGCAGTCGGATGTGGAGGACATCTCGCTGAGCGACACGGTCGACTCCACGGACACATTTGATGCCAAGCCGGGAACGGATGCGCCAGGCCACCAGAGCGATACGTTCTTTAAGCTCCTGTTCTACGCCTGTCTGGGCACTTTCCTTTATCGCAACGTGTGGATGTTTATACTAGCTGCTATTCCAGTATTCCTGCACCTCATTTACACAGTGGGAGCGTACACGGGAATTACCCAGTTTGTTTGTAACAAAATCAGTGAAGTTTACGCAACACTGCGA TCGTGGGCCATCGAACACCACTCCGCCGTGCTGCCGCTGTGCCTGCCTGGCGTTCTGGAACTGAACTACAAGATCAATACTATCGTGCGGGACTCGTTGAAGTCTTCTGTGGAATCAGTAACTTCCATCCTTATGATCATTCTTATGTTGCTCATCATCGTATTTCTGAGCGTGTTCTTTTGCGTGAACATATACTCGGAGACGATTGAGGTTGCTTACCTGGGCAAGGATCTAATTAACAAGACGATCACAGATCGGCCTGAGCTAATTGATATCTTGCCAGCGAACATGCAATCGTCAATCGATGATGCCTTAGACAATGCACACCACTATGGTCGCCGCAAAATCGAGACCTACATTGACGACTGGCTTGCGGATGCTGACAAGGTGCACGCCACCAAGCTGAAGGAGCAGATCCTCGACGTGTGGGACAGACTCATCCAGTATTGGATCGATTTTAACAAGGCGGGCACCTCGTACGGTCCGCGGGTACCAACGGATGCGCTGAAGAGTACATTTGGGGAAATCGTCGACAACCCAG AGCTAGTTTTAGTGGCAAAACAGGGCATTATCGGCTGGGCGCAGAGCAACACGCAGACGATCCTCGAGGTTGCCGAGTCCTTGTGGCACATCATTCGAACCAATCTTTCAATGATCATGAGCGTGACCGGAGAAATTCTATCGCTAGTGCTGTCTGGTGGACAGGCGTGCATTGAATTTATATTGGACATG ATTGTATTCTTCACGGCCCTGTTCTATCTGCTCTCAAGCAGTCAGGAGAAGTACGCGCCGCTGCAGATCACCAAGTACTTGGGTTACTCAAGTTCGGGGATAAAAATTGCCGATGCCCTGGAGAATTCAATTACCGTGGTCCTAATTTCCATGTTCCGGTGCTCCACATTTACGGGCTTGTTCACCTGGTTGGTGCACACGATTTTTGGGGCCCGGATAGTATTCCTACCCTCCGCCTTGGCGGCCATGCTGGCAGCGGCTCCTTTTCTAGGCAGTTACTGGTGTGCGGTGCCAGCCTTTTTAGAGCTCTGGCTGGCCCAGGACCGGTTTTATGCAGGACTTATACTGTTCCTGCTTCAGTTCTTTGTGCCCTCATCTTTTGAAACGGCCATATATGCGGACCTCAAAGG TGGTGGACATCCGTACCTGAATGGTCTGGCCATAGCCGGAGGCATGTATTGGATCGGCTGGCAAGGTGCTATCTTCGGACCCTTGATGCTTTGCTTCTTCATCGGTCTCTTTGAGGTGGCCACTCTGGCTATGCGCAGCCATCAAGATCCCAG GAACAGCACTGATGAGGAGACACGCACCAC CTCAATCGCCTGTAGGGTCAACGAAACCATTAACGACAGAACAACGAAACCGAACGATGTTACAGATGGAAAGTCTGTGGCAGGGGGAAAACCTGTTGAGCTAAAAATCgtaaccaaaaccaaaacatttCACCTGTTGAACGCCAAGGAAAAGCAATAA